In Vicingaceae bacterium, the following proteins share a genomic window:
- the pfkA2 gene encoding ATP-dependent 6-phosphofructokinase 2 — translation MKIIKKIGIYTSGGDSPGMNACIRAAVLRCIKLNVVPVGIYHGYEGLINADFKDLHIEDVKNIGHLGGTVLKTARSKRFLEKKWRQIAFDNCKKAGIDALFVIGGDGSFTGAKVFSDEFGMPVVGAPGTIDNDLYGTDFTIGYDTAINTVVQAIDKIRDTAESHDRVFFIEVMGRDAGLIALRSAIAGGVEGVLIPETTKDFPQMMEKLKNYLNHGKGSFICVVAEGDQSGGAYRVAEKVKKEYPGLETRVTVLGHIQRGGSPTAMDRIVAVRSGIAAIDALVEGKSNIMIGIVDQKIQYVPFEKAIKHHITLKKDLLDAIQLISVY, via the coding sequence ATGAAAATAATCAAAAAAATTGGAATATATACATCCGGAGGCGATTCGCCCGGAATGAATGCGTGTATCCGGGCGGCTGTGCTGAGGTGTATTAAGTTAAATGTAGTGCCGGTGGGTATTTATCATGGTTATGAGGGATTGATTAATGCTGATTTTAAGGATTTGCACATAGAGGATGTCAAAAATATAGGGCATTTGGGAGGAACGGTATTGAAAACAGCACGTAGCAAGAGATTTTTGGAAAAAAAATGGCGGCAAATTGCATTTGATAATTGCAAAAAAGCCGGTATTGATGCATTGTTTGTGATTGGTGGTGATGGGAGTTTTACCGGTGCAAAAGTTTTTTCTGACGAATTCGGCATGCCAGTAGTAGGCGCTCCCGGTACTATAGACAATGATTTATATGGAACAGATTTCACCATAGGTTATGATACGGCTATCAATACCGTTGTGCAAGCCATCGATAAAATTCGTGACACTGCCGAATCCCACGACAGAGTTTTTTTTATTGAAGTGATGGGGCGTGATGCAGGATTAATTGCATTGCGATCGGCTATTGCCGGAGGAGTTGAGGGGGTATTGATTCCTGAAACCACAAAGGATTTTCCACAAATGATGGAAAAGTTGAAAAATTATTTAAATCACGGAAAAGGCAGTTTTATTTGTGTGGTGGCTGAAGGAGATCAAAGCGGTGGTGCTTATCGGGTGGCCGAAAAGGTAAAAAAAGAATATCCGGGTTTGGAAACCAGGGTAACAGTTTTAGGACATATTCAGCGGGGAGGGTCTCCAACGGCCATGGACCGTATTGTGGCCGTAAGATCAGGAATTGCTGCTATTGATGCTTTGGTAGAGGGAAAAAGCAATATAATGATAGGAATTGTAGATCAAAAAATTCAATATGTGCCTTTTGAGAAAGCAATCAAACATCACATTACTTTAAAAAAAGACCTTCTGGATGCCATTCAACTAATTTCTGTTTATTGA
- the priA gene encoding primosomal protein N' gives MSLRFADVFLPLAVPGLFTYEVPDSEISRIVPGVRVMVSFGKGNRKYTGIVYKLHSQKPPYQIKPVFEVLDECPVVTQNQMEWWIKIAGYYMANPGEVMQAALPSAFQFEESLEYYLKNKNFHQLDLDDDSLMICNYLNNSRSAGIHELIKLPLKKNLHKTLSRLIELSLIGVIENIEEKYKPKKESFIQIHPDYRNEKKLSEVFDNLSQRAFKQLEVLQWIVAHSGEDFSQSIKKSYITKNNPEFDASLRELIKKKIVVKIEETINRVIPSEIIETQPLKTLSKEQETALNEIKKHFEQNRPVLLHGVTGSGKTEIYLHLIKEYVERGYQVLYLLPEIALTHQIISRVKSVFGAKAGVYHSRFSQNERVEIWKEVLSFEQGRENYFQIVVGPRSAMFLPFKKLGLIIIDEEHDESFKQEDPSPRYNARDVCLWMSHKEKIPILLGSATPSTEIFKLTEQNKIARVQLTKRFNDTPLPEIYIHDMKPYFKGKNQPPLISPFLKDMMEKVLQRKKQIILFHHRRGYAPVTLCLDCEHVHLCHACDISLTYHKKQNRLYCHLCGFHRDVFQRCEKCGSPNIIIKGTGTEKVEEEVSYLFPQARIGRLDYDSTRTKGSYYKILSDFEDRKIDILIGTKMVTKGLDFDHVDLVGIVNADGLLSFPDFRASERALQTYVQVAGRSGRKKNGLVVIQTYRPTHKVFKYLVQNDYLGLIKEELKTREEFFYPPFVKLIQIQFRHKQQKDLFQNLSILAEKLRQKLGSRVLGPEEDRIHKVNNFYRYNLLIKILPKDDANEVKWIVKQNLGWLQHAMSTVKIHIDVDPY, from the coding sequence ATGTCTCTTAGGTTTGCAGATGTATTTTTACCTTTGGCTGTTCCCGGATTATTCACTTACGAAGTTCCGGACAGTGAGATTTCTCGTATCGTACCGGGAGTTAGAGTAATGGTAAGTTTTGGTAAAGGGAACAGAAAATATACCGGTATAGTTTATAAATTGCATTCGCAAAAGCCGCCATATCAAATCAAACCTGTTTTTGAAGTTTTGGATGAATGTCCTGTTGTGACTCAAAACCAAATGGAATGGTGGATAAAAATTGCCGGGTATTATATGGCCAATCCCGGAGAAGTGATGCAGGCCGCATTGCCTTCTGCCTTTCAATTTGAAGAATCTTTGGAATATTATTTAAAAAATAAAAATTTTCATCAATTGGATCTTGATGATGATTCGTTGATGATTTGTAACTACCTGAATAATAGCCGCTCTGCCGGTATTCATGAATTGATAAAATTGCCTCTTAAAAAAAACTTGCATAAAACATTGAGCAGGTTGATAGAATTATCATTGATAGGTGTGATTGAAAATATTGAAGAAAAATATAAACCTAAAAAAGAATCGTTCATTCAAATCCACCCGGATTATAGAAATGAAAAAAAATTGTCGGAAGTTTTCGACAATTTGTCTCAAAGGGCATTCAAGCAACTCGAAGTATTGCAATGGATAGTAGCCCATAGTGGTGAAGATTTTTCGCAAAGCATCAAAAAATCTTACATAACGAAAAACAATCCTGAATTTGATGCATCGCTCAGAGAGCTTATAAAGAAAAAAATTGTAGTTAAAATCGAAGAAACCATCAACAGGGTTATTCCCTCCGAAATAATAGAAACACAACCATTAAAAACACTCTCGAAAGAACAAGAAACTGCATTGAATGAAATTAAAAAGCATTTTGAACAAAACAGGCCTGTTTTGTTGCATGGTGTTACAGGCAGCGGAAAAACCGAAATATACCTTCATTTGATAAAAGAATATGTAGAAAGAGGTTATCAGGTATTGTATTTACTTCCGGAAATTGCATTGACTCATCAAATCATCAGTCGAGTCAAAAGCGTCTTTGGGGCCAAAGCAGGAGTGTATCATAGCAGGTTCAGTCAAAACGAAAGAGTGGAGATATGGAAAGAAGTTTTGTCTTTCGAACAAGGGCGGGAAAACTATTTTCAAATTGTGGTCGGACCACGTTCGGCTATGTTTCTTCCATTTAAAAAATTAGGATTGATTATAATTGATGAGGAACACGATGAAAGTTTTAAACAGGAGGATCCTTCACCACGATACAATGCAAGAGATGTATGTTTATGGATGAGCCATAAGGAAAAAATCCCTATTTTATTGGGAAGTGCCACTCCCTCAACAGAAATATTTAAACTTACAGAACAAAACAAAATAGCGAGAGTGCAATTGACTAAACGATTCAATGATACACCCTTGCCCGAAATTTATATACATGACATGAAGCCCTATTTTAAAGGTAAAAATCAACCTCCTCTTATATCTCCTTTTTTGAAAGATATGATGGAAAAAGTCTTACAAAGAAAAAAACAAATCATACTTTTTCATCATCGTAGAGGTTATGCGCCTGTAACTTTATGTTTGGACTGCGAACATGTTCATCTTTGTCATGCTTGTGATATTTCATTAACTTACCATAAAAAACAAAACCGGTTATATTGCCATTTATGCGGTTTTCATAGAGACGTGTTCCAAAGATGCGAAAAATGTGGCAGTCCCAATATCATCATTAAAGGCACAGGGACAGAGAAAGTAGAAGAAGAAGTTTCATATTTGTTCCCGCAAGCCCGTATTGGCCGGCTTGACTATGACAGCACAAGAACCAAAGGTTCGTACTACAAAATTTTGAGTGATTTTGAAGACAGGAAAATAGACATATTGATCGGAACAAAAATGGTTACCAAAGGCCTTGATTTTGATCATGTTGATTTAGTAGGGATAGTCAATGCCGACGGTCTTTTGTCATTTCCCGATTTCAGGGCTTCTGAACGAGCCCTACAAACGTATGTTCAGGTTGCAGGTAGGAGTGGACGAAAAAAAAACGGACTGGTTGTTATTCAAACCTATCGCCCGACTCATAAAGTATTTAAATACCTTGTGCAAAACGATTATTTGGGATTGATAAAAGAAGAGTTGAAAACACGCGAAGAGTTTTTTTATCCTCCGTTTGTAAAGCTAATTCAAATACAATTCCGCCATAAACAACAAAAAGATTTATTTCAAAATTTGTCTATACTTGCCGAAAAGTTAAGACAAAAACTTGGGAGCCGTGTATTAGGACCCGAAGAAGATAGAATTCATAAAGTCAATAATTTTTACCGTTACAACTTATTGATAAAAATTTTACCTAAAGACGATGCCAACGAAGTCAAATGGATTGTAAAA